In Mangrovivirga cuniculi, the following proteins share a genomic window:
- a CDS encoding FAD-dependent oxidoreductase gives MEKIVIIGNGISGVTFARFMRKLGYRDQLIIISSETKHFFSRTALMYIYMGHMEYKHTKPYEDFFWSENNIDLVYDHVKKVNTDNKSLKLESGEQISYDKLVIATGSRPNFFGWPGEGYEGIQGLYSYQDLQKMEKNTEGIKQAIIIGGGLIGVEMAEMLRTRDIKVTFLVRESHFWGNVLPEEEAQMIADHMRKHHVDLRFNTEACECKSKNGKRVSSVLTKKGEEFEADFVGITAGVSPNIEFLKDSNIETDKGVLIDEKFRTSVDDIYAIGDCVQHKNPPEGRRNIEQVWYTGRIMGETLAQILTGKNIDYNPGPWFNSAKFFDIEYQTYGMVNSEKQENENRFYWKHPKNNVAVHIAFDKNTERFIGINNFGIRLRHEFFDKKIKMKASVGDVMSELKEATFDPEFFKSYEDEIISEFKTTYPEIEMKSQQKPWYKKILHNMNTIQKIGIIAFCSSLAIFISLLFSSSFTLTSEITKNTIDESSHLESLYPGLEKIYGRQLGKLEFISEVNSVKESVNQQFKDKGEWDKVIYTDYTLSLTRASLSGPVKSNTLLWLLAILSLGIIGSLMYISQKWKNQPAGIKNDHLMFRSMTNRGVIGIALGIFLILFYIFLYKLPAYIIEWIMLFDPVTMLIKGETASQWFMYGFFYTMAILIMGIRMFKKYRHSNYQLLRTASVMFFQVSFAFIIPEILYILNLPSVDLKNIWPLDYTFFFEYRINEYIESGTIGIWMMVWGIILIIIGVPLLTYFYGKRWYCSWVCGCGGLAETLGDPYRHLSDKSLKSWKIERVLVHSVLVFSVVMTGAVLYTYFTGKANIIGISSYDIRSWYGFGIGFIFSGAIGTGFYPFMGNRVWCRFGCPLAAYLGLVQRFKSRFRITTNGGQCISCGNCSTYCEMGIDVRWYAQRGQNIIRSSCVGCGVCSSVCPRGVLNLEVKDGKGRFGDKVLTGNENTVSA, from the coding sequence ATGGAAAAGATCGTGATCATAGGAAATGGTATCTCAGGTGTGACCTTTGCAAGGTTCATGAGAAAATTGGGATACCGGGATCAATTAATAATAATCTCATCAGAAACTAAACATTTCTTCTCCAGAACTGCTTTGATGTATATCTATATGGGACATATGGAATATAAGCACACCAAGCCATATGAAGATTTTTTCTGGTCTGAAAATAATATTGATCTGGTGTATGATCATGTAAAAAAGGTTAACACTGATAACAAATCACTAAAATTAGAATCTGGGGAACAGATCAGCTATGATAAGCTGGTTATTGCCACCGGATCAAGGCCTAATTTTTTCGGATGGCCGGGAGAAGGTTATGAAGGTATCCAGGGTTTATACAGCTATCAGGACCTTCAGAAGATGGAGAAAAACACGGAGGGAATTAAACAGGCGATTATCATCGGAGGTGGCCTCATTGGTGTCGAAATGGCTGAAATGCTTAGAACCAGAGATATAAAAGTAACATTCCTGGTTCGTGAAAGTCATTTCTGGGGAAATGTACTTCCTGAAGAAGAAGCTCAAATGATCGCTGATCATATGAGAAAACACCATGTTGACCTGAGGTTTAATACCGAAGCCTGTGAGTGTAAAAGTAAGAATGGCAAAAGAGTTAGCAGTGTACTGACAAAAAAAGGAGAAGAATTTGAGGCTGACTTCGTTGGCATCACTGCCGGTGTATCTCCAAATATTGAATTTTTAAAAGATTCAAATATTGAAACTGATAAAGGTGTGCTTATCGATGAAAAGTTCAGGACATCAGTTGATGATATTTATGCAATAGGAGATTGTGTTCAACATAAAAATCCACCAGAAGGCCGTAGAAACATAGAACAAGTATGGTATACGGGTAGAATTATGGGGGAAACGCTGGCTCAAATCCTAACCGGAAAAAACATAGATTATAATCCCGGCCCCTGGTTTAACTCGGCTAAATTCTTTGACATAGAATATCAAACCTACGGAATGGTTAATTCTGAAAAGCAGGAAAATGAAAACAGATTTTACTGGAAGCATCCCAAAAACAACGTCGCCGTACATATCGCATTTGATAAAAACACAGAAAGGTTTATCGGGATAAATAATTTTGGCATCAGGTTGAGGCATGAGTTTTTTGATAAAAAGATCAAAATGAAAGCTTCGGTTGGTGATGTTATGTCTGAATTGAAAGAAGCTACTTTTGATCCGGAGTTTTTTAAAAGTTATGAAGATGAAATAATCTCAGAGTTTAAGACCACCTATCCTGAAATTGAAATGAAAAGCCAGCAAAAACCCTGGTATAAAAAGATTTTGCATAATATGAATACTATTCAGAAAATCGGTATAATAGCATTTTGTTCTTCTCTGGCAATATTCATTAGCTTATTGTTCTCATCATCATTTACGCTGACCAGTGAAATCACCAAAAATACAATAGATGAATCATCCCATTTAGAAAGTCTGTATCCCGGACTTGAAAAAATCTATGGCAGGCAACTCGGTAAATTAGAGTTTATTTCCGAAGTAAACTCAGTTAAGGAATCGGTAAACCAGCAATTTAAAGATAAGGGAGAATGGGATAAAGTAATTTACACAGACTACACCTTATCATTGACAAGAGCTTCACTTTCAGGGCCTGTCAAATCTAATACTCTTCTATGGCTGTTAGCCATTCTTAGCTTAGGTATTATTGGTTCTTTAATGTATATCAGTCAGAAATGGAAAAATCAGCCCGCAGGAATAAAAAATGACCACCTTATGTTCAGGTCAATGACCAATCGGGGTGTCATTGGAATAGCCCTGGGGATCTTCCTGATTCTTTTCTATATCTTCTTATACAAACTTCCCGCCTACATTATCGAATGGATAATGCTTTTTGATCCAGTTACAATGCTGATCAAAGGCGAAACCGCAAGTCAATGGTTTATGTATGGGTTTTTCTATACCATGGCAATTTTGATCATGGGTATCAGAATGTTTAAAAAATACCGTCATAGTAATTATCAGTTATTAAGGACGGCATCCGTAATGTTCTTTCAGGTCAGCTTTGCATTTATTATTCCTGAAATACTCTACATTCTTAATCTTCCTTCAGTAGATCTTAAAAATATCTGGCCGTTGGATTACACATTCTTCTTTGAATACAGAATAAATGAATATATAGAATCCGGAACGATAGGTATTTGGATGATGGTCTGGGGCATAATCCTGATTATAATAGGCGTACCCCTTCTTACTTATTTTTATGGTAAAAGATGGTACTGTAGCTGGGTCTGCGGATGCGGAGGATTAGCAGAAACTCTCGGTGATCCATACAGACACCTGAGTGATAAGTCATTAAAATCATGGAAAATAGAAAGAGTGCTGGTTCATTCTGTATTAGTATTCTCCGTGGTTATGACCGGAGCAGTTCTCTATACATATTTCACGGGAAAAGCAAATATTATTGGCATCAGCAGTTACGATATAAGAAGCTGGTACGGGTTTGGTATCGGATTTATATTTTCCGGGGCGATCGGAACCGGTTTTTATCCGTTTATGGGTAATAGGGTCTGGTGCCGCTTCGGGTGTCCATTAGCTGCTTACCTGGGACTCGTTCAACGATTTAAATCAAGATTCCGAATAACGACAAATGGAGGGCAATGCATATCATGCGGTAACTGCTCCACTTATTGTGAAATGGGTATTGATGTAAGATGGTATGCACAAAGAGGTCAGAATATTATCAGGTCTTCCTGTGTTGGTTGCGGTGTATGTTCTTCGGTTTGCCCAAGAGGAGTACTAAACCTTGAAGTTAAAGATGGCAAAGGAAGATTTGGAGACAAAGTTCTGACTGGTAATGAAAACACTGTTTCGGCCTAA
- a CDS encoding DUF547 domain-containing protein: MKKHVKNGKVAYPEIKKNPTEINNLYNMLSTVKVAGKSKNELTAFYINAYNIIVIHQIVKYYPLKSAINKNGFFNMIKHDVAGEKLTLDKIEKGKVIFKYGDPRVHFAFSCAANSCPELANFAYRPSQLDQQLDIRTKKALDDPGFIRINTSNNKIELNQIFEWYKKDFTSADKDLISWINKYKTKDIPNSYTITYYKYDWGLNILY; this comes from the coding sequence TTGAAAAAGCATGTTAAAAACGGCAAGGTTGCTTATCCGGAAATTAAGAAGAATCCCACGGAAATAAATAACCTGTATAACATGCTTTCTACTGTTAAAGTGGCTGGAAAAAGTAAAAATGAATTAACAGCATTTTACATTAATGCGTACAATATCATTGTAATTCATCAAATCGTTAAATACTATCCACTTAAGTCTGCGATAAATAAAAACGGCTTTTTTAATATGATCAAGCATGATGTGGCTGGTGAAAAACTCACACTAGATAAGATAGAGAAAGGGAAAGTCATATTTAAATATGGTGACCCAAGAGTTCATTTTGCTTTCAGCTGTGCAGCGAATAGTTGCCCCGAACTAGCCAATTTTGCATACAGGCCATCCCAACTTGATCAGCAATTAGATATTCGAACAAAAAAAGCACTAGATGATCCGGGTTTTATACGAATTAATACCTCAAACAATAAAATAGAGTTGAATCAAATATTTGAATGGTATAAAAAGGATTTTACATCTGCTGATAAAGACCTGATCAGCTGGATCAATAAATATAAAACCAAGGATATCCCAAATTCGTATACAATAACATATTATAAATACGATTGGGGATTAAACATCCTCTATTGA
- a CDS encoding WG repeat-containing protein, which produces MNGRVGFIDETGKLVIPFQYSKLIEDFENGLAKVLKGNDLGMINMKGKEVVKFGEYDKISGWNGDLAPVFKDGLWGFINESGREVIKAQYQSVPFARIFTEVAPIICVKKRNKWGYIDRKGKVVVPFAYEDALWFTEGMGAVKLNDKWGFVNQQGMIIIPFKYEDVDHFSEGRAAVRLNERWGYIDKKGNRITEFEYDLPVVKFSGGYAMVNQDGKIGFIDKNGKEIIKPKYDFGGPFVNGYAVVGDKGQAGVINTDGKTIVPFYYDKMSEFFGNGLIKVYKNGKYGLVSVDNKQVTDIKYDRIGTPLSNMNNGLIEVRVKGVRGFIDPNGNEYFE; this is translated from the coding sequence ATGAATGGAAGGGTTGGATTTATTGATGAAACAGGAAAGCTTGTTATCCCTTTTCAATATTCAAAACTAATAGAAGACTTCGAGAATGGTCTTGCCAAGGTACTTAAAGGAAACGACTTAGGCATGATCAATATGAAAGGCAAAGAAGTCGTTAAATTTGGTGAGTATGATAAAATTTCCGGCTGGAATGGTGACCTCGCTCCTGTTTTTAAAGACGGTTTGTGGGGCTTTATTAATGAAAGTGGTCGGGAAGTAATCAAGGCACAATATCAAAGTGTTCCTTTCGCAAGAATTTTCACTGAAGTAGCTCCTATCATCTGCGTTAAGAAACGAAACAAATGGGGCTACATTGATAGAAAAGGTAAAGTTGTTGTTCCTTTTGCATATGAAGATGCACTCTGGTTTACAGAAGGCATGGGAGCAGTAAAACTCAATGACAAATGGGGTTTTGTCAACCAGCAGGGAATGATCATCATCCCTTTCAAATATGAAGATGTTGACCATTTTTCCGAAGGCCGGGCTGCGGTAAGATTAAATGAGAGATGGGGATATATAGATAAAAAAGGGAACCGAATAACCGAATTTGAATATGACCTGCCTGTTGTAAAGTTTTCCGGTGGTTATGCTATGGTCAACCAGGATGGCAAAATTGGTTTTATTGATAAAAACGGAAAGGAAATAATCAAACCCAAATACGATTTCGGAGGTCCTTTTGTAAATGGTTATGCAGTTGTTGGAGACAAGGGGCAGGCCGGTGTTATCAATACTGATGGAAAAACAATTGTGCCATTCTATTACGATAAAATGAGTGAGTTTTTCGGAAACGGACTTATTAAAGTGTATAAGAACGGTAAATACGGGCTTGTATCTGTCGATAATAAGCAAGTGACCGATATAAAATATGACCGTATTGGAACTCCATTAAGTAATATGAATAATGGCCTGATCGAAGTGAGAGTGAAAGGAGTCAGAGGGTTTATCGATCCGAATGGCAACGAATATTTTGAATAA
- a CDS encoding WG repeat-containing protein: MRSFYFILALILSVNVSFAQNLIPFRKGDKWGYVNKAKKVIIDFKYDNANPFQRA, translated from the coding sequence ATGAGATCTTTTTACTTCATTCTAGCACTAATTTTAAGTGTGAATGTATCTTTTGCGCAAAACCTGATTCCTTTTCGCAAAGGAGATAAGTGGGGATATGTCAACAAAGCTAAAAAAGTAATCATCGATTTTAAATATGACAATGCTAACCCTTTTCAGAGGGCTTAG
- a CDS encoding ATP-binding cassette domain-containing protein, whose protein sequence is MINKFNDIALEFDSLSIGYSKNEPVATNLSAKVNWGENIALVGQNGSGKSTLLKTLSLLQPKLDGSISINGKDSDHLDDKDKAQFTGIVLTRREVIANMTVEDLVMLGRYPFTPWHGRLTKEDLKKVSNALEATGIYKKENPC, encoded by the coding sequence TTGATAAACAAATTTAACGATATCGCCCTTGAATTTGACTCCTTGTCTATAGGTTACTCAAAAAATGAACCGGTGGCTACCAATCTATCTGCTAAAGTTAACTGGGGTGAGAATATCGCTCTGGTAGGCCAAAACGGAAGTGGTAAATCAACTCTCTTAAAAACCTTAAGTCTTTTACAGCCCAAATTAGACGGAAGTATATCTATCAATGGAAAGGATTCGGACCATTTAGACGATAAAGATAAGGCCCAGTTTACAGGGATTGTTCTGACACGAAGAGAAGTAATAGCCAACATGACTGTAGAAGACCTGGTCATGCTCGGACGATACCCTTTTACACCGTGGCATGGCAGGTTAACTAAAGAAGATCTGAAAAAAGTCAGCAATGCCCTTGAAGCAACCGGAATTTATAAAAAAGAAAATCCCTGTTAA